A window of Puniceicoccus vermicola contains these coding sequences:
- the tnpC gene encoding IS66 family transposase: MPPTYDELRRENDLLKQQIAWFKRQLFGGGKSERIDRDQALLALEEMETRQKQMERQEVSYIRSKARQRSKGAIERFEKVPVAETVEIVPEEVKADPDLYEQIGAEETFEIDITPPKIFKRLIRRLKFRHRIERSLPPVVVPALERPVQGSYASAGLVGWVVLGKYIDHLPLYRQQKMFERWGAKISRQSMADWVQTVAFWLKPLYNHMRQELLESGYVQADETPVRFQDPDNKKGKTSQGFLWVVHSPGLGVVFDWRLSRRHVEATRLLEGFTGLLQTDGYEAYNALVKNAEAIIHLGCWAHARRGFFNARSDHPREASLILGLIGRLYDFEERYRKQGLSPVERARQRKVDQARILKWLKIAITISQNRCLSQSNLGKACSYALARWKCLCRYLHHGEAEIDNNLVENKIRPSAIGKKNWLFIGSPDAGERTAVIYSMLLTCEIHGVDPHAWLPDVLTKAPKTPEKKEQIKLLPHNWQQ; the protein is encoded by the coding sequence ATGCCGCCTACCTACGACGAGCTTCGACGGGAGAACGACCTGCTCAAGCAGCAGATCGCCTGGTTCAAGCGTCAGCTCTTCGGGGGAGGCAAAAGCGAAAGAATCGACCGGGACCAGGCGTTGCTCGCCCTGGAGGAGATGGAGACCCGGCAAAAGCAAATGGAACGACAGGAGGTCTCTTATATCCGCTCGAAAGCCCGGCAACGTTCCAAGGGTGCCATCGAGCGCTTCGAGAAGGTGCCGGTTGCCGAGACCGTGGAGATCGTCCCCGAGGAGGTGAAAGCCGACCCGGACCTCTACGAGCAAATAGGGGCCGAAGAAACCTTCGAGATCGATATCACCCCGCCGAAGATCTTCAAGCGCCTCATCCGCAGGCTGAAGTTCCGCCACCGCATCGAGCGAAGCCTCCCTCCGGTAGTGGTTCCGGCCCTCGAAAGGCCCGTCCAAGGCAGTTACGCCTCCGCGGGGCTGGTCGGCTGGGTGGTGCTGGGCAAGTATATCGACCATCTTCCCCTTTACCGGCAGCAAAAGATGTTCGAGCGCTGGGGTGCGAAGATCTCCCGCCAGAGCATGGCCGACTGGGTGCAAACGGTAGCCTTCTGGCTCAAGCCCCTCTACAACCACATGCGACAGGAGCTGCTCGAAAGCGGCTACGTCCAAGCCGACGAGACTCCCGTCCGGTTCCAGGATCCCGACAACAAAAAAGGCAAAACCTCCCAAGGCTTCCTGTGGGTCGTCCACAGTCCCGGCCTCGGCGTGGTCTTCGACTGGCGGCTGTCCCGTCGGCACGTTGAAGCAACCCGTTTGCTCGAAGGATTTACGGGCCTTTTGCAGACCGACGGCTACGAGGCCTACAACGCTCTGGTCAAGAACGCTGAAGCCATCATCCATCTGGGTTGCTGGGCCCATGCCCGCCGGGGCTTTTTCAACGCCCGGTCCGACCATCCGAGGGAAGCCAGCCTGATCCTCGGCCTCATCGGCAGGCTCTACGACTTTGAAGAACGATACCGCAAGCAGGGACTCTCTCCGGTCGAGAGAGCCCGGCAGCGGAAAGTGGACCAGGCGCGCATCCTCAAGTGGCTCAAAATCGCGATCACCATCTCCCAAAATCGTTGCCTGTCCCAGTCCAACCTCGGAAAGGCCTGCTCTTACGCTCTGGCGCGCTGGAAATGCCTGTGCCGCTACCTCCATCACGGCGAAGCCGAGATCGACAACAACCTCGTCGAAAACAAAATCCGTCCCTCGGCCATCGGAAAGAAAAACTGGCTCTTTATCGGCTCTCCCGACGCCGGAGAGCGAACCGCCGTCATCTACTCCATGCTCCTGACCTGCGAGATCCACGGGGTCGATCCCCATGCATGGCTGCCCGATGTCCTCACCAAGGCTCCCAAGACGCCCGAAAAGAAAGAGCAAATCAAACTCCTGCCTCATAACTGGCAGCAATGA
- the tnpB gene encoding IS66 family insertion sequence element accessory protein TnpB (TnpB, as the term is used for proteins encoded by IS66 family insertion elements, is considered an accessory protein, since TnpC, encoded by a neighboring gene, is a DDE family transposase.) produces the protein MLSLPHSLRVVLAVEPTDMRKSFNGLWAVVEQHLFEDPMEGKLYLFTNKARNRLKALYWDGTGAWVFAKRLEKGRFSWPLGSDGKKLSLKPEAVTMLLNGIDLQKGCEKAWYERKRD, from the coding sequence GTGCTCTCGTTACCTCATTCGCTGCGGGTGGTGCTGGCGGTAGAGCCGACCGATATGCGCAAAAGCTTCAATGGACTGTGGGCAGTGGTCGAGCAGCATCTTTTCGAAGATCCCATGGAGGGGAAGCTTTACCTGTTCACGAACAAGGCGCGCAACCGGCTGAAGGCTCTTTATTGGGATGGGACCGGGGCCTGGGTTTTTGCCAAGCGCCTGGAGAAGGGCCGATTCAGTTGGCCTTTGGGCAGTGACGGCAAGAAGCTCAGCCTCAAGCCGGAAGCGGTGACCATGCTCTTGAACGGAATCGATCTGCAAAAAGGATGCGAAAAAGCCTGGTATGAGCGAAAAAGGGATTGA
- a CDS encoding DUF1961 family protein, with amino-acid sequence MRLLCFCSLCLISTAGLSRSESALEKSPSSTIVLVGDSTVVDALSSRDQAGWGWALSQMAKPGVKVINTAKGGRSSRSFRTEGRWDDALSYDADWVLIQFGHNDQPGKGPERASDAKTEYREHLRQYIAEARESGARVVLLTPVARRTFDSQGNLRDSLAPYAESVRIVGEETGTLVLDLHARSTREYLAMGEPATDRLGPPHKAVDRTHFSKDGSRLVASWVFEMLAETSPELAESFDPSRMVVLEPILRIRTPGMGVDGVTEIPGPFEDVAGAMAMEGVVEVSANLDAKTKMSSGTLGFWFYVDRDYQSAPGNEQWKETLVSSPKVIDLSVGLWPQFWGMFMNWRGPYDFGGYMRIQTPRINGPRWHHLAVVWDTDKGLQNLYFDGRPSGADLPRFEPGMEAPVLERIVARLLPDIGISEVRLYDKPLNEEEINSLLSAQYSGQSDHLLGAEDLGEIQVSRDKLSMVYENAMTRPEDSKDWIMEGPGKVEYTAEGMVMESTRPERSDGHIVYWLDRRLPENFVAEWEVEILSEYGLNIVFFSATGPDGVSVFDQDVTPRDGDFKQYHGGDIDCYHISYYADSEANPGRSTANLRKNSGFYLVSNGPEGIPPESTKTHRVVLSKVGGRIQLAVDGQLSIDWQDDGASYGEVLGAGWFGLRQMRWTKAIYRNLRIYAIDED; translated from the coding sequence ATGCGTCTGCTCTGTTTTTGTTCTCTCTGTCTGATCTCCACCGCAGGTTTGTCGCGGTCTGAGTCGGCCCTCGAAAAGAGTCCGTCTTCAACAATTGTTCTGGTTGGCGACTCTACGGTGGTCGATGCGCTGTCGAGTAGAGATCAAGCGGGATGGGGATGGGCATTGAGTCAAATGGCCAAGCCGGGTGTGAAGGTTATCAATACGGCCAAGGGAGGAAGAAGCTCGCGCAGTTTTCGAACCGAGGGTAGATGGGATGATGCGTTAAGCTACGACGCGGATTGGGTCCTGATTCAGTTCGGCCATAATGATCAACCGGGGAAGGGGCCGGAACGTGCGAGTGATGCCAAGACAGAGTATCGGGAGCATTTACGCCAATACATTGCGGAAGCTCGGGAAAGTGGGGCCAGGGTGGTGCTATTGACGCCCGTCGCGCGGCGAACCTTCGATTCGCAGGGAAACCTTCGTGATTCTTTGGCACCGTATGCGGAGTCGGTGCGAATCGTTGGCGAAGAGACGGGAACACTCGTTTTGGATCTCCACGCGCGGAGCACACGGGAATACCTCGCGATGGGAGAACCCGCGACCGATCGTTTAGGACCACCCCACAAGGCGGTGGATAGAACTCATTTCTCGAAGGATGGAAGTCGTCTGGTAGCGTCCTGGGTTTTCGAGATGCTGGCCGAAACCTCGCCGGAACTGGCTGAATCTTTCGACCCATCTAGAATGGTGGTGTTGGAGCCTATCCTTCGCATTCGAACACCCGGAATGGGAGTTGACGGAGTGACGGAGATTCCCGGCCCCTTTGAAGATGTTGCCGGAGCGATGGCTATGGAAGGTGTTGTCGAAGTCTCCGCGAATCTCGACGCGAAGACCAAAATGAGCTCGGGGACTCTGGGTTTCTGGTTCTATGTGGATCGAGACTATCAAAGTGCCCCGGGCAACGAGCAATGGAAGGAAACCCTGGTCTCCTCCCCCAAGGTCATTGACCTGTCGGTCGGGCTATGGCCTCAATTTTGGGGAATGTTCATGAATTGGAGAGGTCCTTACGATTTTGGAGGTTATATGCGAATTCAGACGCCTCGAATCAATGGACCCCGTTGGCATCATTTGGCAGTGGTGTGGGATACGGACAAGGGTCTGCAGAACCTTTATTTTGATGGACGTCCGAGTGGGGCTGATCTGCCACGTTTCGAACCGGGTATGGAGGCCCCGGTCCTGGAAAGAATCGTGGCTCGGTTGCTTCCCGATATTGGGATTAGCGAAGTGCGTCTCTACGATAAACCGTTGAACGAAGAAGAAATCAATAGCCTACTGTCTGCGCAGTATTCGGGGCAATCCGATCACCTCCTCGGGGCGGAAGATTTGGGGGAGATTCAGGTTTCCCGGGACAAGCTTTCTATGGTTTATGAGAATGCGATGACTCGTCCGGAGGATTCGAAAGACTGGATTATGGAGGGGCCTGGTAAGGTCGAATATACTGCTGAAGGGATGGTCATGGAGTCGACTCGCCCGGAGCGTTCCGATGGTCACATAGTCTATTGGCTGGACCGCAGGCTGCCGGAGAACTTTGTGGCCGAATGGGAGGTGGAGATTCTCAGCGAATATGGACTGAACATTGTCTTCTTCTCAGCGACTGGCCCGGATGGTGTTTCCGTTTTCGATCAGGACGTTACTCCTCGGGATGGTGATTTTAAACAGTATCATGGTGGAGATATCGATTGTTATCATATTTCGTATTATGCGGATAGCGAAGCGAATCCGGGCAGATCGACGGCGAACCTGCGCAAGAATAGTGGTTTTTATCTAGTTTCAAATGGCCCGGAAGGAATCCCGCCGGAGAGCACGAAAACTCATCGTGTCGTACTGAGTAAAGTCGGGGGTAGAATTCAGTTGGCCGTGGATGGACAACTGTCGATCGATTGGCAGGATGATGGAGCTTCTTATGGAGAGGTCCTCGGGGCGGGATGGTTCGGTTTGCGTCAAATGCGTTGGACCAAGGCAATTTACAGGAACCTCAGAATTTATGCGATCGATGAAGATTGA
- a CDS encoding IS1380 family transposase has translation MEGDECRTLTLLTAYLRPSDRDAALHSAAILKLLVARVRRQWPQVRIIFRGDSGFCRERTLAWCDRNGVDYVVGLARNEVLLREIAPLMERARQEHEKTGQKQRLFGGYIYGAKTWTLKRHVIAKAEHSDKGANHRFVVTSLEGNEQDIYQKIYCARGEMENRIKEQMTLFSERTSAGHWWANQWRLILSAYAYTLWECVRRIGLEGTKFVRAQCATLRLKFLKIGAVIDNGVRVLRLQLPSAFPLKDHFVQALARLRPT, from the coding sequence GTGGAGGGGGATGAATGTCGGACGCTTACGTTGCTGACAGCCTACCTGCGTCCTTCGGACCGGGACGCGGCCTTGCACTCGGCGGCAATCCTGAAGCTGTTGGTTGCCAGAGTGCGTCGGCAGTGGCCGCAGGTGCGGATCATCTTTCGGGGCGACAGCGGTTTTTGCCGGGAGCGGACTCTTGCCTGGTGCGACCGTAACGGCGTCGACTATGTCGTAGGACTGGCCCGCAACGAGGTGCTCTTGCGGGAGATCGCACCTTTAATGGAACGGGCCCGGCAAGAGCACGAGAAGACCGGCCAGAAACAACGCCTTTTCGGCGGCTATATCTACGGAGCCAAGACTTGGACTCTCAAGCGACACGTCATCGCCAAAGCCGAACACTCGGACAAGGGGGCCAATCACCGGTTCGTGGTCACCTCCCTCGAAGGGAACGAGCAGGACATTTACCAGAAGATCTACTGCGCCCGAGGTGAGATGGAAAACCGGATCAAAGAACAAATGACCCTCTTCAGCGAGCGCACCAGTGCCGGACATTGGTGGGCAAACCAATGGAGACTGATCCTCTCGGCCTACGCTTACACACTCTGGGAGTGCGTTCGCCGTATCGGCCTTGAAGGCACAAAGTTTGTCCGGGCCCAATGCGCCACTTTGCGACTGAAGTTCCTCAAAATCGGTGCGGTTATCGACAATGGCGTGCGGGTCTTGAGACTTCAACTTCCCTCGGCCTTTCCCCTGAAGGATCACTTCGTCCAAGCCCTCGCACGACTGCGACCCACATAA
- the tnpA gene encoding IS66 family insertion sequence element accessory protein TnpA, which produces SRGRKVLSDGERERLLEAYEGCGLTQKEFCRREGVNYHTFVSWLGQRRKSRDRNGPSHRSDFVEMVVPFGSASESGFELDLGGGLVVRTGDEDALWRLIERIRG; this is translated from the coding sequence TCACGGGGCCGTAAGGTTCTGTCCGATGGCGAACGTGAGCGTTTGCTGGAGGCCTACGAGGGCTGCGGACTGACGCAGAAGGAGTTTTGTCGGCGCGAAGGGGTGAACTACCACACCTTCGTTTCCTGGCTGGGTCAGAGACGCAAAAGCAGGGACCGCAATGGACCTTCGCACCGGAGCGACTTTGTGGAGATGGTCGTTCCCTTCGGATCGGCATCGGAGAGCGGTTTCGAGCTCGATCTTGGTGGAGGGCTCGTGGTGCGAACCGGCGACGAGGACGCTCTGTGGAGGTTAATCGAACGAATCCGGGGGTGA
- a CDS encoding LacI family DNA-binding transcriptional regulator, with translation MNLQYIADKAGVSRMTVSRALRNHPEVSESTKRKVLEVAEEHGYSPNPMVSILMSQVARSKRATYRPTLIFAVSGQRFSASEVEAGRSGGSIIGARNRAAELGYNLEVMEFQSNNMSQKRFSDILAARRTPGLIISPSEDPHANYSFDFKNISAVAIGYSIREPKLNRVCLDYYVCMMKTLESLWQEGYRRFGLILREETDSRILHLWSSGFLTFHWSNAQQGRDNILITETLKEPQFASWFKKSRPEVILSYNDTEYCEWERKLRSPKTRPCRFVHLDQDFIHNENALIGSIESARYELGQAAVDQLVGLIKRNSTGIPKRQHTVLIEPRYLPTQSSPQEPTEKKKKSLPAT, from the coding sequence TTGAACCTCCAGTACATCGCAGACAAAGCCGGCGTATCCCGGATGACGGTTTCCCGAGCACTACGGAACCATCCCGAGGTAAGCGAGTCCACGAAAAGAAAAGTTCTAGAAGTCGCCGAAGAACATGGGTACAGCCCAAATCCGATGGTCTCGATTCTGATGTCGCAGGTGGCCCGATCAAAACGCGCGACATACAGGCCCACCCTGATCTTTGCTGTCAGCGGCCAACGATTTTCGGCTAGTGAAGTGGAAGCCGGCCGATCCGGAGGATCAATCATTGGCGCCCGCAACCGTGCCGCAGAACTCGGCTACAACTTGGAAGTCATGGAATTTCAATCGAATAACATGTCGCAGAAACGATTCAGCGACATACTGGCGGCACGTAGAACACCGGGACTCATTATTTCCCCTTCAGAAGATCCCCACGCTAACTACTCCTTTGATTTCAAGAACATCTCCGCAGTCGCTATTGGGTACAGTATCCGCGAACCGAAACTGAATCGAGTCTGCCTCGACTACTACGTCTGCATGATGAAAACACTCGAAAGCCTTTGGCAGGAGGGATATCGACGATTCGGCCTCATATTGCGGGAAGAAACCGACAGCCGTATTCTTCACCTTTGGAGCTCAGGATTTCTTACGTTTCACTGGAGTAACGCCCAACAAGGTCGGGACAATATTTTAATTACCGAGACTCTGAAAGAACCCCAATTTGCTTCTTGGTTCAAAAAATCACGTCCCGAAGTGATACTCTCTTATAACGATACTGAATACTGCGAGTGGGAACGGAAACTAAGATCCCCCAAAACACGGCCATGCCGATTCGTACACCTAGATCAGGATTTTATCCATAACGAGAATGCACTGATTGGATCGATTGAATCAGCACGCTATGAACTCGGTCAGGCAGCCGTCGATCAGCTGGTCGGCCTGATTAAACGCAATAGCACGGGTATTCCGAAAAGGCAGCATACTGTGCTCATCGAGCCCAGATATCTACCCACCCAATCGTCACCTCAGGAACCTACTGAGAAGAAGAAAAAATCACTTCCGGCGACTTAA
- a CDS encoding right-handed parallel beta-helix repeat-containing protein produces MKIERCIGGVFAVIGLSQFVAALTIEVEPSFESAGIYLRNAETLEYRVKYRESGVETWEIAPELVWTENLPVPRNSLLGLREGSEYEVAVWLGEDRLARETFSTLSSEVPVAKTVSLAKGPVHIVESGSPDGWIRYVSNGEIEGGSESPNAVTLNDVEYVILEGLTIKGGRYNAVSIADSRHVRIRNCDISGWGRVGERRYDLRGQFLDEDGNLINRDAGILIERCYSVVVEYCYIHDPRGTSNSWAFSHPTGPSAIYVIENENTVIRYNDMIGSNRHRWNDVIESARNGSPEGGFRKDADIYGNAMLFGNDDGVELDGGQMNMRVWGNLIEGTFAGISTAPSFHGPSYLFNNLIVNSGDRLGLFGDALKTNYRSVEDGSVYFLNNTIYRSGRLGGFPASRSLAASYVVQNNVLFPKGAIIAFNAAYGDLRLDRNLFWSSDSEYLENYRGWLIAEGLEEEGVAGVPLFEDSMGGDFTLANESPGAAIAAPFPGFPDFGLRPGISGEMPLRESGVELSRRRIQLQDEAPVEVKISLADTEPLEFQILKNEAFSWFDVETSANVVGPGNPVTLRISRVADEKIEERSGAFLVKLKDGLSVPVIVENSEKPLSASFEKEGDDVVAFIDAESMSGVEKFEVVEREGALSGKTVLFSEADDFSAVPDKVLTATFNCPEDGIYFLAVRLFAKVPAGSHNSVFFAINDDPLVETQFRCAPGWNWAGVSRVQELRNKAWFEPIFLEAGEVTLRIAAREKTVLDAILVLKSPEVIFSSSQ; encoded by the coding sequence ATGAAGATTGAACGTTGCATCGGAGGGGTATTCGCCGTGATCGGGTTGTCGCAGTTCGTGGCGGCCTTGACGATAGAAGTGGAACCAAGTTTCGAAAGCGCGGGGATCTATTTGCGTAATGCAGAAACTCTTGAATACAGAGTGAAATACAGGGAGTCCGGAGTGGAGACTTGGGAAATCGCTCCGGAACTTGTTTGGACTGAAAACCTCCCGGTTCCACGGAACTCCCTTCTCGGTCTGCGTGAGGGTAGCGAGTATGAGGTCGCGGTTTGGCTCGGTGAAGACCGACTGGCCCGAGAAACATTTTCGACTCTGTCATCGGAGGTGCCCGTGGCGAAGACGGTTTCTTTAGCAAAAGGGCCTGTTCATATTGTAGAAAGTGGGTCGCCTGATGGATGGATACGATATGTGTCCAACGGCGAAATCGAGGGAGGCTCAGAGAGTCCGAATGCGGTCACCCTCAATGATGTCGAGTATGTCATTCTCGAAGGGCTCACGATCAAAGGTGGACGTTACAATGCGGTAAGCATTGCGGATTCCCGTCATGTGCGAATACGCAACTGCGATATCTCCGGTTGGGGCCGAGTCGGAGAGAGGCGTTACGATCTGCGAGGACAGTTTTTGGATGAGGACGGAAACCTGATTAATCGGGATGCCGGAATTTTGATCGAGCGATGCTATTCGGTGGTCGTTGAGTATTGCTATATTCACGATCCACGAGGGACATCGAATTCGTGGGCCTTCTCTCATCCGACTGGTCCTAGTGCAATCTATGTAATCGAGAACGAGAACACCGTTATCCGCTACAACGACATGATTGGATCGAATCGCCATCGTTGGAATGACGTTATTGAATCGGCTCGGAACGGTAGCCCTGAGGGAGGTTTTCGCAAGGATGCGGACATCTATGGGAATGCTATGCTCTTTGGGAACGACGATGGGGTGGAGCTCGATGGCGGACAGATGAATATGAGGGTATGGGGAAATCTGATAGAAGGAACGTTTGCGGGAATCAGTACCGCTCCTTCATTTCACGGTCCGAGCTATCTCTTCAACAATTTGATTGTGAACTCCGGGGACCGTTTAGGGCTCTTCGGTGATGCGTTGAAAACCAACTACCGCTCCGTTGAAGATGGAAGCGTTTATTTCCTCAATAATACGATTTACCGTTCTGGGAGGCTGGGTGGATTTCCCGCGAGCCGATCTTTGGCTGCATCCTATGTCGTGCAAAACAATGTCCTTTTTCCGAAAGGTGCAATCATTGCGTTTAACGCGGCGTATGGGGATTTGCGTCTCGATCGGAACTTGTTTTGGTCTTCAGACTCGGAATATTTGGAGAATTACCGGGGCTGGCTGATTGCGGAGGGATTGGAGGAAGAGGGTGTTGCAGGAGTTCCGTTGTTTGAAGATTCGATGGGTGGTGATTTTACTTTGGCAAATGAATCTCCGGGGGCTGCAATCGCGGCTCCGTTTCCAGGATTTCCCGACTTTGGGCTTCGCCCCGGTATTTCCGGTGAAATGCCTCTCCGCGAATCGGGGGTAGAACTCTCGCGTAGGCGGATCCAGCTACAGGATGAAGCGCCGGTTGAAGTGAAGATCTCCCTGGCCGATACGGAGCCTCTGGAGTTTCAGATCTTAAAGAACGAAGCGTTCTCTTGGTTTGACGTAGAAACAAGTGCGAATGTCGTTGGACCGGGAAATCCAGTCACGCTGCGGATTTCCCGCGTGGCCGATGAGAAGATCGAGGAAAGGTCTGGAGCTTTTCTCGTGAAATTGAAAGACGGTCTTTCCGTTCCCGTGATCGTTGAGAATTCGGAGAAACCTTTGTCCGCTTCGTTTGAAAAGGAGGGCGACGATGTTGTGGCTTTCATTGACGCCGAGAGTATGTCGGGTGTGGAAAAATTTGAAGTTGTGGAGAGAGAAGGCGCACTTTCCGGGAAAACCGTCTTATTCTCGGAAGCGGATGATTTTTCGGCCGTTCCTGACAAGGTTCTCACTGCGACATTCAATTGTCCAGAGGATGGGATCTATTTTCTTGCAGTCCGTCTCTTCGCCAAAGTGCCAGCCGGAAGCCACAATTCTGTATTTTTTGCGATCAATGACGATCCGTTGGTCGAAACTCAGTTCCGTTGCGCCCCTGGTTGGAATTGGGCCGGAGTTTCCCGTGTCCAAGAGTTGAGAAACAAGGCTTGGTTTGAACCTATTTTTCTGGAAGCGGGGGAGGTGACCCTCCGCATTGCGGCTCGGGAGAAAACCGTCCTGGACGCAATTCTGGTTCTTAAGTCGCCGGAAGTGATTTTTTCTTCTTCTCAGTAG